From Gloeocapsa sp. PCC 73106:
GTCAAGGGATGTGGACTGATTATGCTCGCGCAATTATCGCTCAAGGAAAACAAGCTTTAGAAGCTTTAAAATAAAGCATATTCCTTTTATCCCCTACTCTCAATGCACGCTCTCTCAATTCCTACTTGGATAATTCATATTACTAGTGTAATTGAATGGATTACTGTTATTTGGTTAGTCTGGACCTATGCAGAAGTAACACAGAATACTTACTGGAGAGCTTTAGCATGGGGAATGCTTCCATCTCTAGTAGGGGCTATGTGTGCTTGTACGTGGCATTTTTTTGATAATATTGAATCCCTAGAATGGCTCGTATCTGTACAAGCTGCGATGACCGTTCTGGGTAATTTTACACTCTGTGTAGCCGCTTGGTGGATTTGGCGTTCTAGTAAACAAAATGATTTCTCAAAATAACTTATTTGCGATCTCACTCTTTCCCTATTTGGGATTTCTCTGGTTTCTGACTCGTTCGGGTGAAACCCCCCGTTTAGCTTTGATTGGATTTTATTTACTCTTAGTGTTCGTAGCAGTGACTATTCCTGCGGGAATTTATAGCAAGGTACATTACAATGATTCCCTCGCTAATGTTGACTGGCTACACGGTTCAGCGGAATTATTTCTGACGATATCGAATTTAGTGGTAGCTTTGGGCTTTAGTAAGGCAATTTTACAGGAAAAAGCGAAAAATGAGCCCA
This genomic window contains:
- a CDS encoding DUF3593 domain-containing protein; protein product: MISQNNLFAISLFPYLGFLWFLTRSGETPRLALIGFYLLLVFVAVTIPAGIYSKVHYNDSLANVDWLHGSAELFLTISNLVVALGFSKAILQEKAKNEPN
- a CDS encoding DUF2499 domain-containing protein, yielding MHALSIPTWIIHITSVIEWITVIWLVWTYAEVTQNTYWRALAWGMLPSLVGAMCACTWHFFDNIESLEWLVSVQAAMTVLGNFTLCVAAWWIWRSSKQNDFSK